The window ACCAGGCAAGCATTGATCCTAAATTTCTTCTTACCTATGTGGAAAAGTATACTTTCCAGGTAGACGGAGATAACATGTATGCTTCCAGAATGATGATTGGTACTGATGGTGAAAATAAGTACCAGTACATGAAATGGAATGATACGTCTTTTGAAGTCTATACAAAAGCACTTCTGAACACCGGGAAAATGATGCAGGAGGCTGAAAAAATCAACAATAAAAACTATGCCGCCATTGGCAAATTTCTGAGAGCCTATCATTTTTTCAATATCAGTTTAAAAGTAGGAAGCGCCCCTTACTCTGAAGCGGCAAAAGGAGAATCCGGAATTACACAGCCTAAATATGATACGCAGGAAGCCATCATGTCCAGAATTTTATCAGAGTTGAAAGAAGCCAATGATCTTATTAATACCAGTGATAAAATAGAAGGTGATATTGTCTATAACGGAGATGCTATGAAATGGAAAAAACTGATCAATTCTTTCCGTTTAAAGGTTTTAATTACCCTTTCTAAAAAAACAACCGTAGGAAATTATAATATCGCAACAGAATTTGCTTCCATTGCAGGAAGCCAGTCTCTGATGACTTCCATCGCTGATAATGGTGAGCTTAAATTCGCTGATGCTGCTGACAGCAGGTATACGATGTTTAACAACAGCGGATATGGTTCCAGTTTGTATATGGCAGATTATTTCATTAATCTATTCAAAGACAGACATGACCCCCGCCTGTTTACTTTCGCAGCACAGACCACCGGGGCTAAGGAAGCCGGAAAAGCCATCACAGATTACACAGGATACAACGGAGGAAACCCTACCTCTCCTTATTCTGACAATGCAGCATTGATCACAGCAAAAAACATTTCTAAGGTAAATGACCGTTTCTATAAAGATCCTACCAATGAACCTGCTTCTGTGTTAAGTTATTCAGAACTTGAATTTATTCTGGCTGAAGCTGCAGCAAGGGGCTGGATTTCCGGGTCGGCAAAAACGTATTATGACAATGCCATTAAAGCCAGCTTCAATTTTTATCAAACCTATGTAAAAAATTCGGGACAATATTTCTCAGGGTTTGATGTGAACCAATATCTGACAACGCCTTTGGTAGTATACAACAATGCTGATCCTCTTCAGACACAGCTTGAAAAAATCATGACCCAAAAGTACATGACGATGTTTCATCAGGCACAGTGGACCTCTTACTATGATTATCTGAGAACGGGATATCCTAATTATCCTCTAAAAGCAGGAGTTGCGGCGCCTTTCAGATTCAGGTATCCACAATCGGAATACAGCTATAACAGCAGCAATTTAAAAGCTGCTCTGGCTGCCCAGTACGGAGGAAATGACAATATCACCTCCAAACCTTGGTGGTTACAATAGAAATCTGATTATTTTTATATGAAAACAAAGAAATCGCAGAAAATTCCTGTTAACTTGCGGTTTCTTTCTTATTACGATTGAACATGAACAGAAGAGAATTTTTAGAAAAATCAAGTCTTTTATTAGCCGGATTAGGAACTTCAAGTGTTCTTCATCCTTCCATTTTAAAAGCCTTAGCCATCGATCCGGCTGCACAGTCTACTTTTTATGATGCAGAACATGTCGTAATCCTGATGCAGGAGAACCGTTCGTTTGACCATACTTTTGGTGCTCTTAAAGGAGTAAGAGGTTTTTTGGATAAAAGAGCGTTTATAAAAGAGGACGGGCATTCCGTATTCTTCCAAAAGAATGATGATGGAAGATATGCATCACCCGCCCGGCTGGATTTAAGAAATACGAAATCTACCTGGATGAGCTCACTGCCCCATTCATGGGCGGATCAACAGAAAGCACTGAACAAAGGTAAATTTGACCAATGGCTTCAGGCTAAAGCATCAGGGAATAAAGATTATAAGAATATCCCATTGACACTAGGCTACTATAACCGTGAAGATCTTCCGTTTTATTACCAGCTGGCTGATGCATTTACCATATTTGATCAGTATTTCTGTTCATCCCTTACCGGAACGACTCCAAACAGACTTTTCCATTGGTCCGGAACATTAAGAGAACAGCAAAACGGAAAAGTAAAAGCCAATGTGGTCAATGAAAATATTGATTATGATAAAGCAAGACAGGCAAAATGGAAAAGCTTCCCTGAGATTTTGGAAGAGCAGAATGTTTCCTGGAGGATTTATCAGAACGAAATCAGTCTTCCGAAAGGAATGTCCGGCGAGCAGGAAGCCTGGCTAAGTAACTTTACCGATAACCCGATTGAATGGTTTTCAAAATTCAATGTGAAGTTTTCGAAAGGATATTACCAGAATATTCCTAATATCATGGCTTACCTGAAACAGGAAATTGCAAAAAATCCTGATCAGAAAGAAAGACTGGAAGCGATGCTGGCTGAGGTTCAGGAAGATCAGATCAAATACCATCCGGACAATTATGCCAGGCTTTCAAAAGAAGAAAAAAACCTGCACGAAAAAGCTTTCACCACCAATTCCAATGATCCTGATTACTGGAAACTGGAAATCGGTAAAGATGAAAACGGAGAAAGACTGGTTGTTCCGGAGGGAGATGTTCTTTTCCAGTTCCGAAAAGATGCAGAAGAGAAAAAACTTCCATTGGTTTCTTGGCTGGTAGCACCAGAGCACTTCTCAGATCATCCGGGATCACCGTGGTACGGAGCTTGGTACATTTCTGAAGTCTTAAATATTCTGACAAAAGACCCTGAAACCTGGAAAAAAACAATCTTCATCATTAATTATGATGAAAATGACGGATATTTTGATCACGTACTGCCTTTTGCACCTCCCATAAATCCAAGCCAGCCTGTTGACATGAACGGAAAAGAAGGGGTAGAATATGTGGATCAATCCCAGGAATACATGAGCAATCCTTCTTTAAAAAGCTATGAAAAAGTAGAGGGAACCGTTGGATTGGGGTACAGAGTGCCGATGATCATTGCTTCACCATGGACAAAAGGAGGCTTCGTAAACTCTGAAGTATCGGATCACACGTCTGTGCTGCAGTTTCTTGAAAAATTCATCCTGAAGAAATACAAAAAGAATGTACACCTGGAGAATATCAGCGACTGGAGAAGAGCTATATGCGGGGACCTTACTTCAGCTTTCAATACTTCCAGTGTAAAGGCTCCAAAAATGGATTATCTCAACCAAAAAGATTATGCAAAAACCATCAATGCCGCTAAAAATAAACCTGTTCCTGATCTGAAATGGTATGCTGAAAATGATCTTCATGAAGGTTTGCTTGAAATTCAGGAAAGAGGATTAAAACCCTCCAATCCGCTTCCGTATGATTTCCACGTTAATCTGGAAGGTGAACATGTAAAGATGGTTAATTTAAAAGAAAACGGGGTTCCGCTTTTAGTATATGACCGAACTCGGTTTGGCAGTAATAATTATCATTTTTCATATGCTTTGTATGGGAAGCATGAGCTATCCCATGCTGTACATTCCGGAGCTTATGATTACGAAATTTTCGGTCCGAATGGCTTTTTTAGGAAATTTAAGGGACAGAATACCCCGGAATTGGAGGTTATTTTGGTAAATATTGCAGCAAAAAGTCAGATTGAGCTGACTGTGAGAAACCATAAAAAGAATAATGCTTCCCTGCAGCTGGAAGATCTTTACGGAAAGACTAAAAAGACAATCGCAGTACAAAAGCCTGAAGAAAAAATCATCATTGATCTTGATAAAAATAAAGGCTGGTATGATTTGAAATTAACGCTTAATGATCATCTATGGCATTTTGCAGGAAGAATAGAGACCGGAAAAGTGTCTGTATCTGATCCGCACTGGGCATAAAAAATACTCATCAACATCATAAAATCCTGTACATAAATGTGCAGGATTTTTTAACTTATTCTATTAATTAATTCTTCAATATAATGCATTACATATGAAAAATACTTAACGATAAAAAATTTATCATATATTTTCATTCACTATATACTGAATTTTATTATATTCACTTAACTAATTATCAGTATCATGAAAAAATTAAATTTAACAATTGCAATGTCTTTATTTGCGTTAGCTCTGTCCGGCAACCTGAGTGCGCAAGATACTAATACAGACAACCATACAGTTACTATTTCCATTCCCGAAGTTGCCTTGGTAGATATTGAGCCGGCGGCTACGAAAAACATCACACTTGGATTCACAGCTCCTACTGAAGCAGGAAATCCTGTTACTCCCAGTGCGGCCAACACTACTTTGTGGCTTAATTATTCTTCCATCAAATCTGTAGCAGATCCTACCCGTAACGTAAGTGTAAAAATGAATGCCATCGTTCCAGGAGTTGACCTTCGTGTAACGGCCGCTGCTGCTACCGGATCTGGAGCTGGGACATTGGGGACATCTGCCGGTCTGCTGACCTTAAGTGCCGCCGATCAGACTATTATTTCCGGAATCGGAAGTGCTTATACAGGAAACGGTGCCAACAATGGACACAATCTTACCTATGCCCTAGCGGCAGGAAGTGGCCCCGGCGGCGTAGCAGCTTATGCAGATTTACAGGCCACTGCAACTGTAGCAGCTACCGTTACTTATACGATATCAGACAATTAGGATTTAAATAAATTTCTAAAACCCGTATTTCAAAAGCAAGAAGAAGTTGATATTCAGTTTCTTCCTGGTTTTGTATGATCAATCATTTAACTCCAAACTTTTACCTAATGATCAAGCGTATACTTATTCTGGTCACCCTGATTTTGCAATTCAGCTTTTTACATGCCGGCATTGTGATTCTCAACGGGCTTACGCATTCTTATAAAATAGAACACGGAAAGGTTTACAAAGGAAAAGTTTCCATTGAAAACACAGGCAGTAATCCTCAAAGTGTAAAATTATTCTTACAGGATTTTGCCTACCATGCAGACGGAACCATCAATTATACAGCGTTACGCACCAATAAACGCTCCAACGGAGAATGGATAAAGCTTAATACCAATCTTGTCACCCTTAAAGCGAAAGAAAAGACAGACGTGCTTTATGAAATTACCGTTCCTGATCAGGCAATGGATCCCGGAAGCTACTGGAGCGTCATCATTGTGGAACCGGTAGAAGATATAAAACCCAGCGATAACAAACCGGGATTGAATATCACCTCTGTAATACGGTATGCCATTCAGGTCATTACAGATTTTGAAGCAGAAAAGGCGAAACCGGAACTGAAGTTTGAAAGTGTAAAAGTAGAAAAACAGGAAGGTAAGCAGACTGCGAAGATTGCAATAGCCAACAACGGAAACCTTTACTGTAAACCCACCACAACGATAGAAATCTATAATCGTAAAACAGGGGAAAAAGTAGGAACCTATTCCAGTTTAACGATGGGACTGTTACCGGATACCTCTAAAACATTTTACATAGACATCAGTAAAATACCACCGGATAAATACAGGGCTGCCATAATAGCTACGGATGAAGAAGAGAATGCATTTGCGCTCAATGTGGAATTAGAAATAAAAAATGATTAGAACTTGGACTTTATTTATGATCCTGTCATTATTCCCGGCATTTATTTTTTCTCAACAGCAATCTACCCGATTGGTCAGTAAAAAAGATAGTATAATGCCGGGAATGTCTACTTCTATTCCTTTTACATTACAAAATAATTCCGCAGAAAGCAAAACGTATGACATCTCAGTAACCACATCCAGCAGCTTAATTACCCCTATTTTAGCAAAAGGAGAGTTCCAGATGGCTTCTCGGGAGACCTCTGCTTACCTGGTTCCTCTGCGTATTGCTGCAGAAGCACCCCAGGGCAATTATTCCGTCACCCTGAACATTACCGACCGTAACAATGGAATATCTTTTACAAAAACATCTGCAATAACCGTTTCAGGAAACCGGAATATTTCTCTTACTCCTCTAAATTATCCTGAGTTTATAAGAGCCGGAGAAACAATCAAGGCTACTTTTCTCTTAAAGAACAATGGCAATACCACAGAAGATATTTTTCTGGAAAGTAAAAATGCAGTTATTGAAGGTGATTTTTCATTACTATTAGAACCCAACGAGTCAAAAATCATCACCATTCACAAAATTACCAATCCTGAACTCAGCCAGAATGAATTTCAAAACCTTAATCTTTCGGTGTACCCAAAAGGAAACAGTAAAGAAAATCAAAGCGAATATGTAAGTACTCAGGTTATCTCTGTAAAACCCTCAGACAAAGACATTTACCACAGACTTCCTGTTGCCGTTTCACTTTCTTTTATCGGAATGCAGAATATGGGCGTTTATAATGATGGTTTTCAAGGAGAAATCTATGGTAAAGGAACCCTTGATAAAGACAACAAAAACCAGATTGAATTCCGTGCAGTGACACACAATCCCATCGAATTAAACACATTTACCCAATATGAAGAATATTTCCTGAACTATAAAAGGGATCATTTTTTTATTCATCTTGGGGATAAAACTTATTCTTCATCATACTTAACAGAGTTTGCAAGATATGGCCGCGGCGGAGAGATCCGGTATGATTTTAATACAATAAGTATAGGAGGATTTTATAATCATCCAAGGTTTTTCCGGGACATCAAAGATGAATTCAATTTTTATTCTGCTTTCAAAATCCGAAAACAGTCGGAGATTTCAGTAGGATATCTTTTTAAAACACCCAGAAAGGGAGAAATAAGATATAGTGACGTAAGACTTGAGTCTGATGCCCATCTTCCTTATGCAAAAGGAAAATTCAGGATATCAGGAAACGTCAATCTCTCCGGCGAAGTAGCATACAGTACTACCCAACAGGCAGATGGCACAGCTTACATGGTGCAGGCGGACGCTGTCTTTGAAAAATTCAACGGCAGCTTAATGTATGTAAAAGCCAGCCCTGAATTTGCAGGCTATTTCACCAATACAAATACTTTTAACGGAAATGTGTATTACAAAATTTCTAAAAAGCTAGGCGCTTTTGTCAATTATACACAGGATGTTAAAAATTTTCAAAGAGACACTTTATTGTTAGCGGCTCCGTACAGAAAGTATTTCCAGTATGGATTACAGTATAAATACCTATCCAGTGGCTCCGTCATCCTTAATAACGGCTATCAGAAATATCAGGACCGCCTGGAGCCAAGACAGTTTGATTACTATGAACGATTTTTCAAAGTGAGTATAGATCAGAAGATTGGCATGTTTCAGCTGAATATGGAAGGACAGTTCGGAAAGACAGATAATTATCTGATAGGATTTAGCGGTAATTCAAGTTTCTATTCTGCCAATCTTTCATTTGAAAAGTTCAGAACATCTTTTAATGTATTTGGAAGTTATGCTATCAGCTCAAGATATCAGCTGCAAAATCAGAAACAGTTTTACTATGGGGCAAGAATTTACAGCCGGTTTTCGGATAAAACTTCTTTAAGTATTTTTTATCAGAACAATTATATGCCTGAAGAATATTTTAAGGACCGGAATTTATTTGAACTTCTTTTTCATCAACAGTTATTTCCGGGAAATGAACTGGATCTCTCGGGAAGATACTCATTACAAAGAGGGCAAATTGGAGATAAAGACTTTATATTTTCCATGCGGTATACATGGCGTCCCAATGTTCCGGTACAAAAAACAGCAGAATATACTTCTTTATCCGGAAACGTCAGTAATCTTGGCATCAAAAAGGTAGAAGGAATAAGATTAATGCTGGGAAGCTATCTTTCCGTTACCGATAAAGAGGGTAATTATGTATTCAAAAATGTAATCCCGGGAAACTATTTCCTGGAAATAGACCGCTCAACAACGGACATCAATGATATTCCCACATTAAATTTGCCTGCATCACTTGCTCTCAGCAACAAAGAAAATATTTTTAATTTCGGATTAACCCCCGCAGCCAATATCCAGGGACATATCCAATTTCTGGAAACAGAAAATAAAAATCAGCCAATTCTTACCGAGGTTCTTATCCAAAAAGAGAAAAAGAAAAAGGAAAGCATTATTGTTGAAGCTACAAGTAAAGATCAGACCTACCGAAAAATATGTTTTATAGGAGAAGATTTTGATTTTACTTATCTCAGACCGGGAGACTGGACTGTAAAAGTTTACCGTAATGGTCTTGATAAACGCTACAAAGTTTCCAACGATAAGTTTCAGTTTACCCTCCAACCTTCGGAAACCAGAACAATAAGGATCCATGTTGTCAAACAGCAGATAGAAATAAAATACCAGCACGAATCCTTAAAAGTGGGATATAATGAAATAAAAAAGAAAAAATGATTGTGATCCGTTCCATACTGCTATTCGCCTTTTTTGTTTTGTCGGGATTATTGCATTCCCAGACCAATGTTACCATGACTTTACCTGTTGTTACTTTAATGGATATTGAACCTACAGGAAGTTTTGCACTCAATTTTACCGCCCCTACCGAAGCCGGAAATGCCATTGGCAACCCCACTCCCAATACCTCCAAATGGATCAATTATACTTCTGCAATCTCTTCCGGAGGTCTTTCCAGAAGAATTACAGCGTCTGTAAACAAAGTTATTGCAGGAGTAAATATCAGATTACAGGCATCAGCAGCCACGGGAGCTGGAGGAGGAGTCCTGGGAACGTCTGCAGGATTGGTTACACTATCCACTACTGCCACAACAATTATCAGCGGTATTGGAGGCGCATATACAGGAAATGGCTCGAACAATGGTCATTTGCTTACTATTTCATTAACCACCAATACTTACGCTAATTTAATGGCTCAGGCTAACACAGCTGTTGTTATTACCTACACGATCACAGAATAAAATTGAAAAATGAAAATCAAAACTCCCTTTTTCAGAGAAGCCTATTTTAAAATACATATGTGCATTACACTTCTAGCAATATCAGGTTGCCTGGAAGGGCAAACAATAACGGTAGGTGGAAGTAACTGGACTGTGAGTGTACCTGTTATCACCGAGGCCGGAACAAATTATGCCGGAACTTATGAAAGTGTTACCAATTTATATACATTATCCGGAACATTACCCGGATCTTTTCTCAATCTCCTTACAAACGGAGCGGCCAGAATAAGCGTACAACATAACCCAACCACATGGAATAGCAATCTGCATCTTTATACTAAAAGAAGTGGCGGGACCACTAATATCAGTGGGCTTTGTATAGGATGTACGGCCACTATTAATGGCGGTACTACCTATGTAGAAATACCACAAGCAGTGGCTACAGCATTTTTCACCATCAATTTTACCGGTGTTTTAGGCCTTGGGAATAGTGTAACATTCTCAGGGGTTAATGGACAGGTGCAAATAAGTGGTGTATCTGTAGTAATTCCCGCAACAAATTATGCTACGCAGATAGTTTTCACGATAGGCCCGAATTAATCAATCTTCTCCAACACATCTAAAATACCATAAAACATAACCGCTTCTTTTCAGAAGCGTTTTTTTTATTCCTGCATGCTTACAATAGCGTAGATTTTAGATCCTCTTATAGTATTTCCACACATAGATGTATTTTTATAAAAAAGAGGTTGTTTATGAGCTTAAAAGAAGAGCTTTCTCCCGCTATTCATTCATACTCCTCACGCCAACGCTATCCCTCCAAGCCCTCTGACGCTCCCACGCAAGCTGCGGGGTAACCATTTCTATCGGGGCTAGGGAAGGCGAATGATGAATTATAAATGATGAGTTATGAATGATGAATTGTGGAGTGTGATCTAGTCTAAGAGTGATCAATTTTATATTCTAAGATCTAATATCCCTAAATATGTCATTTCGCAGGAATACAGCCATATTTATCAGAGCCTAAAGGTTTCAAAGGAATATTAATTACAGAAGTTTTTAAATACATAAGTGATTTGATAATCTCAGCTATATTGAGTAACGGAATAGAATAATGCATTGTTTAGATTCCTGCGGAGTGACAATACTGTAGGATAGAAAACGGTAATGATACTAAAGTAAAGACTGTAAAGGCTATTACCAGAGGTAAAGAATATGGAAGAGTAAGTTAGCAAGCCAGAGGAAGGAAAAAGATAAAAGTAAAAAGATCCAGGTAAGTGGATTACTAAAAAATTATTTATTACTTATTATTCATAGCTGTAAGCTCATCCCTAATCCCTGTAACCTAATCCCCACCATCTGCAGCCTATCACCTGCCTTATTGTATAGGGTATAAAAACAAAAAAACCTTTATCATTACGATAAAGGTTTTTTAAAAATAAAATAAAAACTGGCGGCGGCCTACTCTCCCGCTTTCGCAGTACCATCGGCGCTGGTGGGCTTAACTTCTGTGTTCGGAATGGGAACAGGTGAGCCCCACCGCTAAAACCACCCTAAAGAAGGTATATAAGGTTGCAGCTTAGAGGTAAAAGGCGGCAGGTTTTCCCTGCTACCTGATAGCTACCATCTGCTACCTGTTTTAAGCGATAAAAACTTTCACAAAGACAAAACCTTTACTGCGCATAAAGTACTTGTCGTAATTTTTTAATCATTAAATGCTTTAATCATTAAATTTTATAATATAGCAACCAAAGGCTATAAATCTACGGGTAATTAGTACTACTCGGCTATGACATTACTGTCTTTACACCTGTAGCCTATCAACGTCGTCATCTACAACGACCCTTAAAAGATGTCTCATCTTGAGGCGAGTTTCGCACTTATATGCTTTCAGTGCTTATCTCTTCCAAACGTAGCTACTCAGCGGTGCACCTGGCGGTACAACTGATACACCAGAGGTTTGTTCAATTCGGTCCTCTCGTACTAGAATCAAGCCCTCTCAAACATCTAACGCCCGCAATAGATAGAGACCGAACTGTCTCACGACGTTCTGAACCCAGCTCGCGTGCCACTTTAATGGGCGAACAGCCCAACCCTTGGGACCTTCTCCAGCCCCAGGATGTGACGAGCCGACATCGAGGTGCCGAACCTCCCCGTCGATGTGAGCTCTTGGGGGAGACTAGCCTGTTATCCCCGGAGTACCTTTTATCCTATGAGCGATGGCCCTTCCATACGGAACCACCGGATCACTATGTCCTGCTTTCGCACCTGATCGACTTGTAGGTCTCACAGTCAAGCACCCTTATGCCATTACACTCTACGCACGGTTACCAAGCGTGCTGAGGGTACCTTTGAAAGCCTCCGTTACTCTTTTGGAGGCGACCACCC of the Chryseobacterium aureum genome contains:
- a CDS encoding WxL protein host-binding domain-containing protein: MIKRILILVTLILQFSFLHAGIVILNGLTHSYKIEHGKVYKGKVSIENTGSNPQSVKLFLQDFAYHADGTINYTALRTNKRSNGEWIKLNTNLVTLKAKEKTDVLYEITVPDQAMDPGSYWSVIIVEPVEDIKPSDNKPGLNITSVIRYAIQVITDFEAEKAKPELKFESVKVEKQEGKQTAKIAIANNGNLYCKPTTTIEIYNRKTGEKVGTYSSLTMGLLPDTSKTFYIDISKIPPDKYRAAIIATDEEENAFALNVELEIKND
- a CDS encoding phosphocholine-specific phospholipase C, which codes for MNRREFLEKSSLLLAGLGTSSVLHPSILKALAIDPAAQSTFYDAEHVVILMQENRSFDHTFGALKGVRGFLDKRAFIKEDGHSVFFQKNDDGRYASPARLDLRNTKSTWMSSLPHSWADQQKALNKGKFDQWLQAKASGNKDYKNIPLTLGYYNREDLPFYYQLADAFTIFDQYFCSSLTGTTPNRLFHWSGTLREQQNGKVKANVVNENIDYDKARQAKWKSFPEILEEQNVSWRIYQNEISLPKGMSGEQEAWLSNFTDNPIEWFSKFNVKFSKGYYQNIPNIMAYLKQEIAKNPDQKERLEAMLAEVQEDQIKYHPDNYARLSKEEKNLHEKAFTTNSNDPDYWKLEIGKDENGERLVVPEGDVLFQFRKDAEEKKLPLVSWLVAPEHFSDHPGSPWYGAWYISEVLNILTKDPETWKKTIFIINYDENDGYFDHVLPFAPPINPSQPVDMNGKEGVEYVDQSQEYMSNPSLKSYEKVEGTVGLGYRVPMIIASPWTKGGFVNSEVSDHTSVLQFLEKFILKKYKKNVHLENISDWRRAICGDLTSAFNTSSVKAPKMDYLNQKDYAKTINAAKNKPVPDLKWYAENDLHEGLLEIQERGLKPSNPLPYDFHVNLEGEHVKMVNLKENGVPLLVYDRTRFGSNNYHFSYALYGKHELSHAVHSGAYDYEIFGPNGFFRKFKGQNTPELEVILVNIAAKSQIELTVRNHKKNNASLQLEDLYGKTKKTIAVQKPEEKIIIDLDKNKGWYDLKLTLNDHLWHFAGRIETGKVSVSDPHWA
- a CDS encoding COG1470 family protein; translation: MIRTWTLFMILSLFPAFIFSQQQSTRLVSKKDSIMPGMSTSIPFTLQNNSAESKTYDISVTTSSSLITPILAKGEFQMASRETSAYLVPLRIAAEAPQGNYSVTLNITDRNNGISFTKTSAITVSGNRNISLTPLNYPEFIRAGETIKATFLLKNNGNTTEDIFLESKNAVIEGDFSLLLEPNESKIITIHKITNPELSQNEFQNLNLSVYPKGNSKENQSEYVSTQVISVKPSDKDIYHRLPVAVSLSFIGMQNMGVYNDGFQGEIYGKGTLDKDNKNQIEFRAVTHNPIELNTFTQYEEYFLNYKRDHFFIHLGDKTYSSSYLTEFARYGRGGEIRYDFNTISIGGFYNHPRFFRDIKDEFNFYSAFKIRKQSEISVGYLFKTPRKGEIRYSDVRLESDAHLPYAKGKFRISGNVNLSGEVAYSTTQQADGTAYMVQADAVFEKFNGSLMYVKASPEFAGYFTNTNTFNGNVYYKISKKLGAFVNYTQDVKNFQRDTLLLAAPYRKYFQYGLQYKYLSSGSVILNNGYQKYQDRLEPRQFDYYERFFKVSIDQKIGMFQLNMEGQFGKTDNYLIGFSGNSSFYSANLSFEKFRTSFNVFGSYAISSRYQLQNQKQFYYGARIYSRFSDKTSLSIFYQNNYMPEEYFKDRNLFELLFHQQLFPGNELDLSGRYSLQRGQIGDKDFIFSMRYTWRPNVPVQKTAEYTSLSGNVSNLGIKKVEGIRLMLGSYLSVTDKEGNYVFKNVIPGNYFLEIDRSTTDINDIPTLNLPASLALSNKENIFNFGLTPAANIQGHIQFLETENKNQPILTEVLIQKEKKKKESIIVEATSKDQTYRKICFIGEDFDFTYLRPGDWTVKVYRNGLDKRYKVSNDKFQFTLQPSETRTIRIHVVKQQIEIKYQHESLKVGYNEIKKKK
- a CDS encoding SusD/RagB family nutrient-binding outer membrane lipoprotein; amino-acid sequence: MKNNINNMQGLTGKKAKWLIKSIFAASFLALVSCESNLDTINENPNDQASIDPKFLLTYVEKYTFQVDGDNMYASRMMIGTDGENKYQYMKWNDTSFEVYTKALLNTGKMMQEAEKINNKNYAAIGKFLRAYHFFNISLKVGSAPYSEAAKGESGITQPKYDTQEAIMSRILSELKEANDLINTSDKIEGDIVYNGDAMKWKKLINSFRLKVLITLSKKTTVGNYNIATEFASIAGSQSLMTSIADNGELKFADAADSRYTMFNNSGYGSSLYMADYFINLFKDRHDPRLFTFAAQTTGAKEAGKAITDYTGYNGGNPTSPYSDNAALITAKNISKVNDRFYKDPTNEPASVLSYSELEFILAEAAARGWISGSAKTYYDNAIKASFNFYQTYVKNSGQYFSGFDVNQYLTTPLVVYNNADPLQTQLEKIMTQKYMTMFHQAQWTSYYDYLRTGYPNYPLKAGVAAPFRFRYPQSEYSYNSSNLKAALAAQYGGNDNITSKPWWLQ